The Lycium ferocissimum isolate CSIRO_LF1 chromosome 10, AGI_CSIRO_Lferr_CH_V1, whole genome shotgun sequence genome window below encodes:
- the LOC132033977 gene encoding peroxidase 43-like produces the protein MALLKKNAKSFIKLISIICFLQVTALNGQLRVGFYSQRCHNVESIVSSVVKEASQREPRMPAMLLRLHFHDCFVQGCDGSILIDHVKQAEKNAFGHEGLEGFAEIQKAKTQLEAKCPGVVSCADIVALAARDAVVLAGGPFYEVETGRRDGKVSDLSFAAKMPEVDDSIEVLKEKFKTKGFTEKDLVILSGAHTIGTTACFFMPKRLYNFTGKLDADPSINPKFLPELRRKCPKNGNINVRISLDNGSERKFDDQILHNIKNGFAVIASDARLYDDNITRAVVDSYLQPQSPNRNSSSFGKDFGLAMVKLGRLEVKTGLLGEIRKVCNSFNKK, from the exons ATGgcattgttaaaaaaaaatgcaaagagTTTCATTAAACTAATTTCAATTATATGCTTTTTACAAGTAACAGCTCTAAATGGACAACTTAGAGTTGGGTTTTATTCTCAAAGATGTCATAATGTTGAATCCATTGTTAGCTCTGTGGTTAAAGAAGCTTCTCAAAGAGAACCAAGAATGCCAGCCATGTTACTTAGACTCCATTTCCATGACTGCTTTGTCCAG GGTTGTGATGGATCAATTTTGATTGATCATGTTAAACAAGCTGAAAAAAATGCATTTGGTCATGAAGGCCTTGAAGGATTTGCAGAGATCCAAAAAGCCAAAACTCAATTGGAAGCTAAGTGTCCTGGTGTTGTATCTTGTGCAGATATTGTTGCTTTAGCTGCTAGAGACGCTGTCGTCTTG GCTGGAGGACCATTTTATGAAGTAGAGACAGGTAGAAGAGACGGTAAAGTATCCGATTTGTCATTTGCAGCTAAAATGCCAGAAGTGGATGACTCTATTGAAGttctcaaagaaaaattcaaaaccaaAGGCTTTACCGAAAAGGACCTCGTCATTTTGAGTG GGGCACATACAATTGGCACCACAGCTTGTTTTTTCATGCCTAAAAGATTATACAACTTTACTGGAAAATTAGATGCAGATCCATCTATCAATCCCAAGTTCCTCCCAGAGTTGAGAAGAAAATGCCCCAAAAATGGAAACATAAATGTTCGGATATCACTTGATAATGGGAGTGAGAGAAAATTTGATGATCAAATTTTGCACAACATAAAGAATGGATTTGCAGTTATAGCATCAGATGCAAGGCTTTATGATGACAATATTACACGAGCAGTGGTTGATTCTTATCTTCAGCCACAGAGTCCAAATCGTAATTCATCATCATTTGGAAAAGATTTTGGTTTAGCCATGGTAAAGTTGGGAAGGCTTGAGGTGAAGACTGGATTATTAGGAGAGATTAGAAAGGTTTGTAattcttttaataaaaaatag
- the LOC132035476 gene encoding putative transcription elongation factor SPT5 homolog 1 codes for MLTKLNNIKPNHTDLPPEAVVVCAKKDLCKYFEPGRHVKVISGSSKGATGLVVSAEGHVVNLLSDTIKELLHVFADNVVDMSQALQRLFRGRLPMSYRGRRRGGRGHDALIGAGVKIRRGPYKGCKGRVVDIKGMSVRVELEAPMKVVTSKCFFNVKNGPHFLCVHFFFGEGGGK; via the exons ATGTTGACAAAGTTGAACAATATCAAACCAAATCATACTGACCTTCCTCCA GAAGCCGTTGTTGTTTGTGCAAAGAAAGATCTTTGCAAGTACTTTGAGCCTGGAAGACACGTTAAAGTAATATCTGGTTCATCTAAAGGTGCAACAGGTTTGGTTGTTTCTGCTGAGGGGcatgttgttaatttgttatcaGATACAATTAAGGAACTT CTCCATGTATTTGCTGATAATGTTGTTGACATGTCTCAAGCTCTACAGAGATTATTTAGAGGTCGCCTGCCCATGAGTT ATAGAGGAAGACGTAGAGGTGGAAGAGGGCATGATGCTTTAATTGGAGCTGGTGTGAAAATTCGCCGTGGCCCATACAAAGGTTGTAAAGGGCGCGTTGTTGATATCAAAGGAATGTCAGTTCGAGTTGAACTGGAAGCCCCCATGAAAGTTGTTACAAGCAAGTGTTTCTTCAATGTCAAGAATGGCCCTCATTTTTTGtgtgttcattttttttttggagagggGGGGGGGAAGTGA
- the LOC132033981 gene encoding probable glucuronoxylan glucuronosyltransferase F8H codes for MGSIHNSKSRPYSSITTTTPCTRTHQIGALSLIIITFFLTRIFDRSLNSCSFSTSYRSENDVVRLSDSGGWPQRGYGTHLDLKIYVYDENEIDGLKHLLYGRDGKISPNSCLKGQWGTQVKIHRMLLQSRFRTKKKEEADLFFVPAYPKCVRVMGGLNDKEINQTYVKVLSQMPYFRLSGGRNHIFVFPSGAGAHLFKSWATYLNRSIILTPEGDRTDKRDTSAFNTWKDIIIPGNIDDGMTTHGSRTVEPLPLSKRKHLANYLGRAQGKMGRLRLIELSKQFPDKLECPELKFSGPDKLGRKEYFEHLRNAKFCLAPRGESSWTLRFYESFFVECVPVVLSDQVELPFQNVIDYTQISIKWPSTHIGTELLDYLESISDKDIEEMIARGQKIRCLFAYTPESDSCSAFNAIMWELQRKVRQFHQSSETFWLHNRTIVNRNLVEFSKWKPPMPLP; via the exons ATGGGAAGCATACACAACAGCAAGAGTAGACCTTACAGTTCCATCACCACAACAACCCCATGCACTCGCACTCACCAGATCGGTGCTCTAtctctcatcatcatcactttctTCCTTACCAGAATCTTCGACCGCTCCCTAAATTCCTGTTCCTTCTCAACTTCGTACAGATCCGAAAACGATGTCGTACGGTTATCTGATTCCGGTGGGTGGCCACAACGTGGGTATGGGACACATCTTGACTTGAAGATTTATGTGTATGATGAGAACGAGATTGATGGGTTAAAACATTTGTTGTATGGTCGTGATGGAAAAATTTCTCCTAATTCTTGTCTTAAAGGACAATGGGGTACTCAG GTTAAGATACATAGGATGCTTTTGCAGTCAAGGTTCCgcaccaaaaagaaagaagaggcaGATCTTTTCTTTGTGCCTGCTTATCCCAAATGTGTCAGAGTGATGGGCGGCCTGAATGACAAAGAGATTAATCAGACCTATGTGAAG GTATTAAGTCAAATGCCATATTTCAGGTTATCTGGCGGCCGCAATCACATATTTGTCTTCCCAAG TGGGGCTGGAGCGCATTTATTTAAATCTTGGGCAACATACTTGAATCGGTCTATAATTCTTACTCCTGAG GGCGATCGCACAGATAAAAGAGACACTAGTGCCTTTAATACATGGAAAGATATTATCATACCTGGAAACATTGATGATGGGATGACTACTCATGGCTCTAGGACAGTTGAGCCTCTGCCTTTGTCAAAGAGGAAACATTTAGCGAACTATTTAGGTCGAGCACAAGGAAAGATGGGTCGCCTTCGGTTGATAGAACTCTCAAAGCAATTCCCAGACAAG TTGGAATGTCCAGAATTGAAATTCAGTGGTCCTGACAAGCTAGGAAGGAAGGAATATTTTGAACATCTCCGCAATGCCAAGTTCTGCCTCGCTCCACGTGGTGAATCATCATGGACGCTTCGCTTTTATGAGTCCTTCTTTGTG GAATGTGTTCCAGTAGTCCTGTCGGATCAAGTAGAATTACCATTTCAGAATGTGATTGACTACACCCAAATATCAATCAAATGGCCATCTACTCATATAGGAACCGAACTATTGGACTACCTAGAATCAATATCTG ATAAAGACATTGAGGAGATGATAGCTAGGGGTCAAAAGATCAGGTGCTTGTTCGCTTATACTCCCGAGTCTGACTCCTGCTCTGCATTTAATGCAATTATGTGGGAACTGCAGAGGAAAGTAAGGCAGTTCCACCAGTCATCAGAAACTTTCTGGCTCCATAATAGAACGATAGTCAACAGAAATTTGGTGGAATTCAGCAAGTGGAAACCACCCATGCCTCTGCCTTGA
- the LOC132033982 gene encoding psbP domain-containing protein 4, chloroplastic: protein MGTFVYSSSCLSWKNNLGRQLNSSNQAISRGVPEKGCSRIKVAACSKEDAPVNQDSENSAGSLNRRLAIVSGASLISSVLLFPGEGSAVVKQGLLAGRVPGLSEPDEEGWRTYRRPDEKSGGHGVGWSPMIPYSFSVPDNWEEVPVSIADLGGTEIDLRFANPKQGRISVIVAPVKRFSDDIGEEATIEQIGPPAKVISAFGPEVIGENVEGKVLRSEVAEHLGRRYYQFELEPPHVMITATAAGNRLYLFSVTGNGLQWKRHYKDLRKIAESFRVV from the exons ATGGGAACATTTGTATACAGCAGCAGCTGCCTTTCTTGGAAAAACAATCTGGGCAGACAGCTGAATTCCTCTAACCAGGCGATTTCTCGTGGTGTTCCAGAAAAAGGGTGTTCAAGAATTAAGGTTGCTGCTTGTTCTAAAGAAGATGCTCCTGTGAATCAAGATTCTGAAAATTCTGCAGGCTCATTGAATAGGAGGTTAGCTATTGTATCTGGTGCTTCTTTGATTTCATCTGTACTACTTTTTCCTGGAGAGGGATCTGCTGTAGTGAAACAAGGCCTCCTAGCAGGGAGAGTTCCTGGACTTTCTGAACCAGATGAAGAAG GTTGGAGGACATACCGAAGACCGGATGAGAAGTCAGGTGGACATGGTGTTGGATGGAGTCCTATGATTCCTTATTCTTTTTCCGTGCCTGATAATTGGGAAGAG GTCCCCGTGTCAATTGCTGATCTAGGTGGTACAGAGATTGACTTGAGATTCGCGAATCCCAAACAAGGGCGAATCTCTGTAATTGTGGCTCCTGTTAAAAGATTTTCAGATG ATATTGGTGAAGAAGCTACCATAGAACAAATTGGGCCTCCAGCTAAAGTGATTAGTGCATTTGGGCCTGAAGTCATTGGAGAGAATGTAGAAGGTAAAGTCTTAAGATCTGAAGTAGCAGAGCATTTGGGCAGAAGATATTACCAGTTCGAATTAGAGCCACCACATGTCATGATCACAGCAACAGCCGCTGGAAATCGCCTATACTTGTTCAGTGTCACAGGAAATG GTCTTCAATGGAAAAGGCATTACAAAGATTTGAGAAAGATTGCTGAGTCTTTCAGAGTTGTCTGA